From the Oligoflexus sp. genome, the window GAGCTCCAAACCGATCTCATAGTAACTGCCATAGTTTTCCTTATCGGCATCAATAAAAATAAGATCAAAAGTGTTCTTGCCGCGATGGGTCAGAAGCTTTTGCATGGTATCGACGGCAGGACCGAGGATGATTTGCGACTTTTTTTCCAGGCCGGCGGCCTTCAGATACTGACGCGCGACGGCTGCGGTTTCAGGATTGATGTCGCAGGAGATGATTTCACCGCCTTCGGGAAGGCCGAGCCCCATGCAGATCGTGCTATAACCGGTAAAGCAGCCCACCTCCAGAATGCGCCTGGCACCGATCAGGCGCACAAGCTGATTCATGAACACGCCCTGGTCCGCGGCGATTTGCATGCCAGCATCCGGCCGCTGGCGGGTGATGCTGACGAGTTCAGGGAGGACGGGGTGCAGCGGCGTCTGGTGTTCGCAAAGATAATCGTAAACGGCTTCCGTCATCGGAACAGTTTTCATGACTGCATTCCTTCCAAAAAAAAAGAGGAGCCAGGCTCCTCTTTCTTATAGCGAATTATTTGGTCGAGATCAGTTCCAGAAGCGCTTTTTGCGGATCCGCGAATTTCTTCAGCCCGTCCGCCATC encodes:
- a CDS encoding O-methyltransferase, translating into MKTVPMTEAVYDYLCEHQTPLHPVLPELVSITRQRPDAGMQIAADQGVFMNQLVRLIGARRILEVGCFTGYSTICMGLGLPEGGEIISCDINPETAAVARQYLKAAGLEKKSQIILGPAVDTMQKLLTHRGKNTFDLIFIDADKENYGSYYEIGLELLRANGVILADNVLWSGRVVDAADTSAATEALRRFNAVVRKDSRVEASMLSIADGLYMIRKKG